The following are encoded together in the Leuconostoc mesenteroides subsp. mesenteroides ATCC 8293 genome:
- a CDS encoding AraC family transcriptional regulator has translation MEKSLFNIVNEHTLESSIFFDFSGVSKTFSGHASGPLKRSHYLLHFVLEGQGTYFTMNHKYTLKAGDFFLIRPDETIFYQADLNNPWHYAWISIGGTETAQLIENFSPFRNHHDTFSCATVENYLKLIVESLTLTSHRPQTELRLNQIASEILLLLMKENTWNVVEHQNATIRPMSEYTKLSLAYINNNFTYDTSITDIADAIKINRSYLSRLFRRDVGISPKKFLLRLRINEACQLLQTTQLSINQISEKVGFSNPSVFGHSFTELIHETPSAYRKRRSFNNIQEQHSLEWQQINDILGHLSAVQQST, from the coding sequence ATGGAAAAATCATTATTTAATATCGTTAATGAGCACACGCTTGAATCAAGTATATTCTTTGATTTTTCTGGCGTTAGTAAGACTTTTTCTGGTCATGCTTCTGGCCCATTAAAACGTTCACATTATTTGCTTCACTTTGTCTTAGAAGGCCAAGGAACTTACTTTACCATGAATCATAAATATACCCTGAAAGCAGGTGACTTTTTCCTTATACGACCTGATGAAACAATTTTTTACCAAGCTGATTTGAATAATCCGTGGCATTATGCATGGATATCCATTGGTGGTACTGAAACAGCGCAATTAATTGAGAACTTCTCGCCTTTTCGCAATCACCATGATACTTTCTCTTGCGCAACTGTTGAAAATTATCTTAAATTAATTGTTGAATCACTAACGTTAACAAGTCATAGGCCACAAACCGAATTGCGATTAAATCAAATTGCTAGTGAAATACTCCTGTTGCTAATGAAGGAAAACACTTGGAACGTCGTTGAGCATCAAAACGCAACAATACGCCCCATGTCAGAATACACTAAATTATCATTGGCCTATATCAATAATAACTTTACTTATGACACATCTATTACTGACATAGCTGATGCTATCAAAATCAACCGTTCTTACCTCTCGCGACTCTTTAGACGAGATGTAGGTATTTCACCAAAAAAGTTTTTATTACGCCTTCGTATTAACGAAGCTTGCCAATTACTTCAAACAACCCAGTTATCAATTAATCAAATTTCCGAAAAGGTTGGTTTTAGCAATCCATCTGTTTTCGGCCACTCATTTACAGAGCTCATCCATGAAACACCCAGTGCATATCGAAAACGAAGAAGTTTCAACAATATCCAAGAACAACACTCATTAGAATGGCAACAGATCAATGATATTTTAGGACATTTAAGTGCTGTGCAGCAATCTACTTAA
- a CDS encoding galactokinase: MKRIKALNTKFAEKFGPHETQQYFSPGRINLIGEHTDYNGGHVFPAAITYGTYGVARKRDDDRILVYSVNFDEKGVVQLDYKKLDFDENDGWTNYVKGVIVKLIEQGYVLDTGFDLLVEGNIPNGAGLSSSASLELLVGVVLEDLFDLDVSRLSLVKIGQKVENEYFGLNTGIMDQFAIGFGQEQKAILLDTNTLTYELVPIVLGEYAIVIMNTNKRRELGDSKYNERRAQCETALKLLQTELNINSLGELTDEEFDDNVALIHDETLVKRARHAVYENQRTLKAKKALSDGDLQTFGQLMNDSHASLKADYEVTGLELDTLVQSAQKQPGVLGARMTGAGFGGCAIALVKETAISNFENKVYDDYMNVVGYAPEFYVAHVGNGTTKLND, translated from the coding sequence ATGAAAAGAATTAAGGCACTAAACACGAAGTTTGCTGAAAAGTTTGGCCCTCACGAAACCCAACAGTATTTTTCGCCAGGTCGGATTAATCTAATTGGTGAGCATACGGACTATAATGGCGGTCACGTTTTTCCGGCTGCAATTACCTATGGGACTTACGGTGTTGCCAGAAAACGAGATGATGATCGTATTTTAGTTTATTCGGTTAATTTTGATGAAAAAGGCGTAGTTCAGTTAGACTATAAGAAGCTTGATTTTGACGAAAATGATGGGTGGACCAACTATGTTAAAGGCGTTATCGTCAAATTAATAGAGCAGGGTTATGTACTCGACACAGGATTTGATCTGTTGGTCGAGGGCAACATTCCCAATGGTGCAGGCCTTTCCTCATCAGCGTCGTTAGAGTTATTAGTGGGTGTTGTTTTAGAGGATTTGTTTGATCTGGATGTTTCTAGGTTATCATTAGTTAAAATTGGTCAAAAAGTTGAAAATGAATACTTTGGTCTCAATACTGGCATTATGGATCAGTTTGCAATTGGTTTTGGTCAAGAACAAAAGGCTATTTTGTTAGACACAAATACTTTGACGTATGAGTTGGTTCCTATTGTTCTTGGTGAATATGCGATTGTTATTATGAATACGAATAAACGTCGTGAATTAGGCGATTCGAAGTACAATGAAAGGCGCGCACAATGTGAAACTGCTTTAAAGTTATTACAAACAGAACTTAATATTAACTCATTAGGTGAATTGACTGATGAAGAATTTGATGACAATGTTGCATTAATTCACGACGAAACACTCGTAAAACGAGCACGTCATGCAGTTTATGAAAATCAGCGCACTTTAAAAGCAAAAAAAGCGTTGTCCGACGGTGATTTGCAAACATTTGGACAACTAATGAATGATTCTCATGCCTCTCTAAAAGCAGATTATGAAGTTACTGGACTTGAATTAGATACGCTAGTGCAGTCCGCACAAAAACAGCCAGGTGTTTTAGGAGCACGAATGACAGGTGCTGGATTCGGTGGTTGTGCAATAGCACTTGTTAAAGAAACAGCCATTTCCAATTTTGAAAACAAAGTCTATGATGACTATATGAATGTGGTCGGCTATGCCCCAGAATTTTACGTGGCACATGTTGGCAATGGCACGACTAAGCTTAATGATTAA
- a CDS encoding glycoside-pentoside-hexuronide (GPH):cation symporter — MSDKMKQRFSYAFGAFGHDAYYVTLSTYFMIFVTSTLFAGSDKATESKYIGIVTSLVVGIRLVEIIFDPIIGSIIDNTRTKFGKFKPWLVIGGVVSGISLLAIFTNFFGLSVSNPTLYLVLFTIVFIILDSFYSFKDIAFWSMIPALSTDTAERGTLATFARFGSSLGANGTTALVVPIVAFFTVLTGGSGKESATGWFWFALIVAVLSAGSAIVTAKFSKENETVLRTQASEKYNIIDVFKAILKNDQLLWLALSYMFYAIANVATTGVLLFYFKFVIGHVTEFAMVGVISMITGIIAVPLFPFLAKVMTRRYVFASGIALMVLAYVMFTIAGSNLWIVGLGLVFFYFPQQLIFLSVLMTITDSVEYGQWKNGQRNEAVTLSLRPLLDKLAGAFSNAIVGFVAIAAGMTGNATFNDMTASGIHTYKLYAFYIPAALMIISLLIFMFKVTLTEKKHAKIVAELELRYSKK; from the coding sequence ATGTCTGATAAAATGAAGCAACGTTTTTCATACGCTTTTGGTGCATTCGGGCACGATGCGTATTATGTAACGTTATCAACATATTTCATGATTTTTGTTACAAGCACACTATTTGCGGGGAGTGATAAGGCGACTGAGTCCAAGTATATTGGTATTGTTACCTCACTAGTCGTCGGTATTCGCTTAGTAGAAATTATTTTTGATCCGATTATTGGTAGTATTATTGATAATACACGAACCAAATTTGGAAAATTCAAACCTTGGTTAGTGATTGGTGGAGTTGTCTCGGGTATATCCTTACTGGCAATCTTCACAAACTTTTTCGGTTTATCTGTTAGTAACCCAACACTCTACCTCGTACTGTTTACAATTGTTTTTATCATTTTGGATAGTTTCTACTCATTCAAAGATATTGCCTTTTGGTCAATGATTCCGGCGTTATCAACTGATACTGCGGAACGTGGTACTTTAGCAACATTTGCTCGCTTTGGTTCATCATTGGGTGCTAATGGTACAACTGCCTTGGTTGTACCTATTGTGGCATTCTTTACTGTGCTCACGGGTGGTAGTGGTAAAGAGAGTGCAACTGGCTGGTTCTGGTTTGCATTAATTGTTGCGGTTTTGTCAGCTGGTTCAGCAATAGTAACAGCTAAATTTTCAAAAGAAAACGAAACCGTTTTAAGGACACAAGCCAGCGAAAAATACAATATTATTGACGTTTTTAAGGCCATCCTTAAGAATGATCAGTTGCTTTGGTTAGCACTATCTTACATGTTTTACGCAATTGCCAACGTAGCAACCACAGGCGTGCTGCTGTTTTATTTTAAATTTGTTATCGGTCACGTAACAGAGTTTGCGATGGTTGGTGTGATTTCAATGATTACTGGTATAATTGCTGTGCCTTTATTCCCATTCTTGGCCAAAGTAATGACACGTCGTTATGTGTTTGCTAGTGGTATTGCCCTGATGGTACTGGCATATGTCATGTTTACAATAGCCGGTAGTAACTTGTGGATTGTTGGCCTTGGCTTAGTATTCTTTTATTTCCCACAACAACTTATCTTTTTGTCAGTGTTAATGACGATTACAGATTCTGTGGAGTATGGACAATGGAAAAATGGTCAGCGGAACGAGGCCGTAACACTGTCATTACGTCCGTTATTAGATAAATTAGCTGGCGCATTTTCAAATGCTATTGTTGGGTTTGTTGCAATTGCTGCTGGTATGACCGGAAATGCAACATTTAATGATATGACGGCCAGCGGCATCCATACTTATAAATTATATGCATTTTATATTCCTGCAGCATTGATGATTATTTCTTTACTTATTTTCATGTTTAAAGTGACACTAACTGAAAAAAAGCATGCGAAGATAGTTGCAGAACTTGAATTACGCTATAGCAAGAAGTAA
- a CDS encoding aldo/keto reductase, translated as MYSANKNRYEKMIYNRIGNSGLQISAISLGLWNNFGSVDPYENQKGIIHQAFDLGITYFDLANNYGPIPGSAEENFGKIMATDMKPYRDEMVIASKAGHEMWPGPYGNWNSRKSIIASADQSLRRTGLDYFDIFYSHRPDPMTPVAETAQALDQLVRQGKALYIGISKYSSQETQEIIDIFKELKTPFIIHQPRYNMFDRKAERGLFTTLGENKKGAVGFSSLAQGLLSDKYLKGIPNNSRANKVTIPFLTTEKVEPTINTVQKLNQIAQRRGQTLPQMALAWNLRIPELASVLIGASNPKQVIENVKALDNLSFSPEELLEIDRALSEYAANQA; from the coding sequence ATGTATAGCGCTAATAAAAATCGTTACGAGAAAATGATATATAACAGAATTGGCAACAGTGGATTACAGATTTCAGCTATTAGTTTGGGCCTTTGGAATAATTTTGGTAGTGTGGATCCCTACGAAAACCAAAAGGGAATTATTCACCAAGCTTTTGATTTAGGTATCACATATTTTGATTTAGCCAATAATTATGGTCCTATACCAGGAAGTGCTGAAGAAAATTTCGGCAAGATTATGGCTACGGATATGAAACCTTATCGAGATGAAATGGTTATTGCAAGCAAGGCTGGTCACGAAATGTGGCCAGGTCCTTATGGTAATTGGAATTCTCGAAAAAGCATCATTGCCAGTGCAGATCAAAGTTTAAGACGCACTGGTTTAGACTATTTTGATATTTTTTATAGTCACCGTCCTGATCCGATGACGCCAGTTGCAGAAACCGCACAAGCTTTAGACCAATTGGTTCGTCAAGGGAAGGCGCTTTATATTGGTATTTCTAAATATTCAAGTCAAGAAACACAAGAGATTATCGATATTTTTAAAGAATTAAAGACGCCATTCATCATTCATCAACCACGTTATAATATGTTTGATCGTAAAGCTGAGCGAGGTTTGTTTACGACATTAGGAGAAAATAAAAAAGGTGCGGTTGGATTTAGCTCCTTAGCGCAAGGATTGTTGTCAGATAAATACTTGAAAGGTATTCCAAATAATTCACGTGCGAACAAAGTAACAATCCCCTTTTTGACAACAGAAAAAGTTGAACCAACAATTAATACGGTGCAAAAGTTGAATCAAATTGCACAAAGGAGAGGTCAAACGCTACCACAAATGGCACTTGCTTGGAATTTACGAATTCCTGAGTTGGCTAGTGTTTTGATTGGTGCTAGTAATCCCAAACAGGTCATAGAAAATGTCAAAGCTTTGGACAATCTATCATTTTCACCAGAGGAGTTGCTTGAAATTGATCGCGCATTGAGCGAATATGCAGCCAATCAAGCGTAA
- a CDS encoding beta-galactosidase — protein MTSIKQILARHDWENPVVTNWNRLPLHTSMSYANERNKREIKQPRKSLNGPWQFSYFENLSDIDEEWRKKDLPTSKIIHVPSNWQLQGDYDVPVYTNVTYPFPVNPPYVPTENPVGAYSKKVFLDNKWLADNTESHVVFNGVGSAFYLWVNGEWVGYSEDSRLPAEFDITEELRAGENRIAVLVLKWSKGSYFEDQDMWRMSGIFRDVDLIRVPKTRFQDLAIETKLDEDLDDATVEVRAQLVGNSADNLSVTAELFYHGMSLFKATEQFGNRVIDERGTNDGQVSLELPVKNPALWSAEVPNLYDIKVSLHDGEENYQIENKKVGIRKVQIKDGLLTLNNQPLLIRGVNKHEFNSKTGYYVDEKTMIDDIRMMKEHNFNAVRLSHYPNASRWYELCDQYGLYLVDEANIETHGVKPMNYLTNDPKYLPLMMERVTRMVQRDYNHPSIIIWSLGNESGYGHNHDAMYQWIKNTDPSRPIQYEGGGADTPATDIIAPMYARVDQDQVEEVNSKWAIKKWIGLSKENRPLILCEYAHSMGNSLGGFNKYWEAFEKYPRLQGGFIWDWVDQGLLTKNNEGQSYYAYGGDFGDYPNDRQFSLDGLLFPDRTPKPALLEAKYCQQYFAFQLEKDPTGKVNYMTVSNKHLFKTVNDATLIYQILSNDQVIETKKIKLNLAPQTEERVSLNFSDNSNEDVYMNCQIVQDSTDGLIRSGTLLAYKQFILRNKPIMISDVRSSDDYEDFLINDATDSLSISLDDAIWQFNKRTGWLSNWIKNGQEKVLTPLKDQFSRAALDNDIGVSEVTNIDPNAWFERWQATGFNHLNEKLVQFNWTALKDEVRITTQHQFLSPIDQHIMFISSKEYRINHVGDLKVYVDVWRQVADPQPARIGLSVQINATTDAVTYSGLGPMENYPDRRSAAIRGKWDASLKELYTPYVFPSENGLRTEVAYLKFDHHVIRALEQRFSFNLSQFSQAQLSAVTHQHLLKPEEGVWLNIDGYHMGVGGDDSWSPSVSPEFLLSNDHYHYSFSWSNAEGEANV, from the coding sequence ATGACAAGTATAAAACAAATATTAGCACGCCATGATTGGGAAAATCCAGTGGTAACGAATTGGAATCGATTACCACTACACACGAGTATGAGCTACGCTAATGAACGAAACAAACGAGAAATTAAACAACCACGAAAAAGCCTCAATGGACCTTGGCAGTTTAGTTATTTTGAAAATCTATCAGACATTGACGAAGAATGGCGAAAAAAAGACTTGCCTACGTCAAAAATTATTCATGTTCCTAGTAATTGGCAGTTACAGGGGGACTATGATGTTCCTGTTTATACAAACGTTACTTACCCATTTCCAGTAAATCCACCGTATGTGCCGACTGAGAATCCGGTTGGCGCTTATTCCAAAAAGGTCTTTCTTGATAATAAATGGTTAGCAGATAACACAGAATCGCATGTTGTCTTTAATGGTGTTGGGTCTGCATTTTATCTTTGGGTTAACGGAGAATGGGTCGGCTATTCGGAAGACAGTCGCTTACCAGCAGAATTTGACATCACTGAAGAATTGCGAGCTGGTGAAAATCGTATCGCGGTTTTGGTGTTGAAGTGGAGCAAGGGGAGCTATTTTGAAGATCAAGATATGTGGCGAATGTCGGGAATTTTCCGTGATGTTGATCTTATTCGTGTTCCAAAAACAAGATTTCAGGATTTAGCAATTGAGACAAAACTGGATGAAGATCTTGATGACGCAACTGTTGAGGTTAGGGCACAATTAGTTGGAAATTCGGCGGATAACTTGAGTGTGACTGCTGAATTATTTTACCATGGTATGAGCTTGTTCAAAGCAACAGAACAATTTGGTAATCGAGTAATCGACGAACGTGGTACTAATGATGGTCAAGTTAGTTTAGAATTACCAGTAAAAAATCCGGCATTATGGTCAGCTGAAGTACCAAATTTATATGATATAAAAGTTTCTTTGCACGATGGGGAAGAAAACTATCAAATTGAAAATAAGAAAGTTGGTATAAGGAAGGTTCAAATTAAAGATGGTTTACTGACTTTAAATAATCAACCGTTATTAATTCGTGGTGTCAATAAGCATGAATTTAATTCAAAAACAGGATACTATGTTGATGAAAAAACAATGATTGATGATATCCGTATGATGAAGGAGCATAATTTTAATGCAGTAAGGCTTTCTCATTATCCCAACGCTTCACGATGGTACGAGCTGTGTGATCAATATGGATTATATTTAGTAGATGAGGCAAATATCGAGACACATGGTGTCAAGCCAATGAATTACCTTACAAATGACCCTAAATACTTACCCTTGATGATGGAGCGAGTGACACGAATGGTTCAGAGAGACTATAATCATCCATCAATTATTATTTGGTCGTTGGGGAATGAGTCTGGCTATGGACATAATCATGATGCAATGTATCAATGGATTAAAAATACCGACCCCTCTCGTCCAATTCAGTATGAGGGTGGTGGTGCTGATACACCGGCAACGGACATTATTGCACCGATGTATGCACGTGTTGACCAAGATCAAGTGGAAGAGGTCAACTCAAAATGGGCTATTAAAAAATGGATTGGCTTGTCAAAAGAAAATCGACCACTGATATTGTGTGAATATGCGCATAGCATGGGGAATAGTTTAGGTGGATTTAATAAATATTGGGAGGCTTTTGAAAAATATCCAAGACTTCAGGGTGGCTTCATTTGGGATTGGGTAGATCAGGGCCTGCTCACAAAAAATAACGAAGGCCAATCATATTATGCTTATGGTGGTGATTTTGGTGATTATCCTAATGATCGCCAATTTAGCTTGGATGGGTTACTATTTCCCGATCGCACTCCAAAACCAGCCTTGCTGGAGGCAAAATACTGTCAACAATATTTCGCTTTCCAACTGGAAAAAGATCCAACTGGAAAAGTTAACTATATGACGGTATCAAATAAGCATTTATTCAAAACAGTCAATGATGCAACCTTAATTTATCAAATTTTGTCAAATGATCAGGTGATTGAGACTAAAAAAATCAAACTCAATTTGGCACCCCAAACTGAAGAGAGAGTCAGTTTGAATTTCTCCGATAACAGCAATGAAGATGTTTATATGAACTGCCAGATTGTTCAAGATAGCACTGATGGCCTTATCCGGTCTGGTACATTACTGGCTTACAAGCAATTTATTTTGAGAAATAAACCGATAATGATTAGTGACGTACGATCATCTGATGATTATGAAGATTTCCTTATAAATGATGCGACAGACTCCTTGTCCATTTCTTTAGATGATGCTATCTGGCAGTTTAATAAGCGTACAGGTTGGTTATCTAATTGGATAAAGAATGGGCAGGAAAAAGTACTGACTCCATTGAAAGATCAATTTAGTAGAGCAGCTTTGGATAATGATATTGGAGTGAGTGAGGTAACAAATATTGATCCAAATGCTTGGTTTGAAAGATGGCAAGCAACAGGGTTCAATCACTTGAATGAAAAGCTTGTGCAATTCAATTGGACAGCATTAAAAGATGAGGTACGAATCACGACACAACATCAATTTTTATCACCGATTGATCAACATATCATGTTTATATCTAGTAAAGAATATCGAATAAATCATGTTGGTGATTTAAAAGTGTATGTGGATGTTTGGCGGCAAGTTGCCGATCCACAGCCAGCACGTATTGGATTGAGTGTTCAAATTAACGCAACGACTGACGCAGTGACTTATAGTGGATTGGGACCAATGGAAAACTATCCAGATAGGCGTTCAGCGGCTATTCGTGGCAAATGGGATGCTTCCTTGAAGGAACTTTATACACCGTATGTTTTTCCTAGTGAAAATGGCTTGCGTACTGAAGTGGCGTATCTTAAATTTGATCATCATGTCATTCGGGCACTCGAACAACGTTTTTCATTTAATTTGAGTCAATTTAGTCAAGCACAATTGTCAGCAGTCACGCATCAACACCTATTAAAACCTGAAGAGGGTGTTTGGTTGAACATTGATGGCTATCATATGGGTGTTGGTGGCGATGATTCTTGGTCTCCAAGCGTGTCGCCAGAGTTTTTATTATCAAACGATCATTATCATTATAGTTTTTCGTGGTCAAATGCAGAAGGAGAAGCAAATGTATAG
- a CDS encoding threonine/serine ThrE exporter family protein — translation MDKNSNPHVLKKIPLSLRHHMTIPWATFIKSENIPAKNASLQERASIVGRIGILMLSCGTGAWRVRDAMNKVARKLDLTCSADIGLISLEYTCFSNNQSYSQVLSLPNTGVNTDKLNILEHFVNNIQDDFSSLTIGQIHHTINDIQNRPKQYTPIISGLAAALACSAFIFLLGGGIPEMICSFIGAGIGNYVRSILGKHAITTIVGVAISVATACITYMFAFRIFEFYFHILAQHEAGYIGAMLFVIPGFPFITSMLDISKLDMRSGLERLAYAIMITLIATLVGWLVASLVHFRPANFLPLGLSSVTLMLLRIPASFCGVFGFSIMFNSSKKMAAVAGCIGAIANTLRLELVDLTTIPPAAAAFFAALVAGLIASMVNRYNGYPRISLTVPSIVIMVPGLYIYRAVYSIGNNQIGIGALWMTKAALIIMFLPLGLFVARAILDKDWRHFD, via the coding sequence ATGGACAAGAATAGTAATCCACACGTGTTAAAAAAAATACCTTTGTCTTTACGCCATCATATGACGATTCCTTGGGCCACTTTTATTAAAAGCGAAAATATTCCAGCTAAAAATGCTAGTCTCCAGGAACGCGCCTCAATTGTTGGTCGAATTGGTATTCTCATGTTGTCTTGCGGTACTGGCGCATGGCGAGTGCGAGATGCAATGAATAAGGTTGCTAGAAAACTAGACCTCACATGCTCTGCCGATATTGGATTAATTTCATTGGAATATACTTGTTTTAGCAATAATCAAAGTTATTCTCAAGTATTATCGCTGCCAAATACAGGTGTAAATACCGACAAGCTAAATATTTTAGAGCATTTCGTTAACAATATCCAAGATGATTTTTCATCTTTAACTATTGGTCAAATTCATCATACGATTAACGACATTCAAAATCGACCAAAGCAATATACGCCGATCATCTCTGGCCTTGCTGCTGCTCTAGCATGTAGTGCGTTCATTTTTTTACTTGGCGGCGGTATTCCAGAGATGATCTGTTCATTTATTGGTGCTGGGATTGGAAACTATGTCCGTTCAATTTTAGGTAAACATGCTATAACCACCATTGTGGGCGTCGCTATCAGTGTTGCCACAGCATGCATCACCTATATGTTTGCATTTAGAATATTCGAATTTTATTTCCATATTTTAGCTCAGCATGAAGCCGGATATATTGGGGCTATGCTCTTCGTTATTCCTGGTTTTCCTTTTATTACTAGCATGTTAGATATCTCGAAATTAGACATGCGCTCTGGTTTGGAAAGACTAGCTTATGCCATAATGATCACGCTAATTGCCACATTAGTGGGTTGGTTAGTCGCTTCGCTGGTTCATTTTAGACCAGCAAATTTTTTGCCACTTGGCTTATCGTCAGTCACACTGATGTTACTTCGTATCCCAGCCAGTTTTTGCGGCGTATTTGGTTTCTCAATCATGTTTAACAGCTCGAAAAAAATGGCTGCTGTGGCTGGATGCATTGGTGCAATTGCCAACACTCTGCGACTAGAACTAGTCGATTTAACTACTATTCCTCCCGCAGCGGCGGCATTTTTTGCCGCTTTGGTTGCAGGATTAATCGCATCGATGGTCAATCGTTACAATGGTTATCCAAGAATTTCCTTAACTGTTCCTTCCATCGTCATTATGGTGCCTGGTTTGTATATCTATCGTGCAGTATATAGTATTGGTAATAACCAAATCGGTATTGGCGCGCTATGGATGACCAAGGCTGCTTTAATTATCATGTTCTTACCACTGGGGTTGTTTGTGGCACGTGCCATACTAGATAAAGACTGGCGGCATTTTGATTAA
- a CDS encoding NAD(P)-dependent oxidoreductase — protein sequence MALLLAVKAITQENREFLAQYDISVVTPDTITDEQLPEVLISYAWDTEIGHKILANPESKLKWIQAQSAGVDYLPLKTLQERQITVTNASGLKAVPIAQTVLGYILHFARGLNVYSTRKHWEPFTDQYLMSELPVLVFGTGRIGQQIAHAVKSLGGVVFGVNTTGRPVEGFDATYAISDYQEALAKSQVVVDGLPGTKETENFFDEHFFQQFNQLFLFINIGRGTTLNQDDLLSAIDDSRVKYAALDVTTPEPLPMNHPLFERPQILLTQHTSWGEQESAGRVGGLFRLFEKNVPSFMADGTFVQNVVDLNKGY from the coding sequence ATGGCATTATTACTGGCAGTGAAAGCAATAACGCAAGAAAATCGTGAATTTCTTGCACAATATGATATTAGCGTTGTGACACCGGACACGATTACCGATGAGCAATTACCTGAGGTATTGATAAGTTATGCTTGGGATACAGAAATTGGGCATAAAATCCTTGCTAACCCAGAATCAAAATTAAAGTGGATTCAGGCGCAATCGGCTGGTGTTGACTACTTACCCTTGAAAACACTACAGGAGCGTCAAATTACTGTGACAAATGCGAGTGGGTTAAAAGCGGTACCTATAGCTCAAACTGTTTTGGGCTATATTCTCCACTTTGCTCGTGGCTTAAATGTTTATTCTACACGAAAACATTGGGAGCCTTTTACAGATCAGTATTTGATGAGTGAATTACCAGTTTTGGTGTTTGGTACTGGTCGAATTGGACAGCAAATTGCTCACGCTGTAAAATCATTGGGCGGTGTAGTTTTTGGTGTAAATACTACAGGTCGTCCAGTTGAAGGATTCGATGCAACTTATGCGATTTCTGACTATCAAGAAGCACTAGCTAAATCGCAAGTTGTTGTTGACGGGTTACCAGGGACAAAAGAAACCGAAAACTTTTTTGATGAGCATTTTTTCCAACAGTTTAATCAATTGTTTTTGTTTATCAATATTGGGCGTGGCACAACTTTGAATCAGGACGACCTACTTTCAGCAATTGATGATTCTCGTGTCAAATATGCTGCATTAGACGTCACAACACCTGAACCATTACCAATGAATCATCCATTATTTGAGCGGCCACAAATCTTATTGACACAACATACAAGTTGGGGTGAACAAGAAAGTGCTGGTCGTGTTGGTGGATTATTTCGTTTGTTTGAAAAAAATGTTCCTTCATTTATGGCTGATGGTACGTTCGTTCAAAATGTTGTTGATCTAAATAAAGGATATTGA